A region of the Candidatus Thiopontia autotrophica genome:
GAACGTGTGAAGGAGATACAGATATGAGCAGTATTGCCAAACTTAAAAAGAAGTGGATGAAAGATCCAAAGGTCAACGAAGCCTTTGAAGAGATGGAGCCAGAATTCGAGGTTGCCCATGCCTTAATCGCTGCACGGGTCGAAGCTGGCCTCACCCAGGAGGAGGTTGCCAAACGCATGGGAACCACACAGTCCGTTGTCGCCCGCCTTGAGGGTGGCCGCACACTACCCAGTATCAAAAGCCTGTATCGATATGCTGAGGCAACAGGAACAAAGCCGGTCATCCATCTTGTTCACGGCTAACCCTCTTCTCCTTTTTGAGAGATTAGAGCAGTTACACAGTTCTTTTTACAGCCTCCTGGTAATTGTTATCTTCAGGGCTTGAGTAGC
Encoded here:
- a CDS encoding helix-turn-helix transcriptional regulator; protein product: MSSIAKLKKKWMKDPKVNEAFEEMEPEFEVAHALIAARVEAGLTQEEVAKRMGTTQSVVARLEGGRTLPSIKSLYRYAEATGTKPVIHLVHG